A single Macaca fascicularis isolate 582-1 chromosome 13, T2T-MFA8v1.1 DNA region contains:
- the LOC135966773 gene encoding uncharacterized protein isoform X1, giving the protein MGNNQSTPLSLLVTNFKDVKARGRNLSVELKKGKLVTFCRSEWPSFGVGWPSEGTFCLSIITKVKTKIFLPGQSGHPDQIPYILVWQDLVENPPPWITPFILEPCKVLVTRPTRQKTPSAPSAPVLPDSQDPLTLEPTFPPPYQHLIPQDPVPQGGASVEGNREAEAAESESNLGGPAGRTRGRVQRDQASRLPDSTVALPLREIGSLDDTGLSRLMYWPFSTSDLYNWKSQNARFSDNPKDLTSLLDSVMFTHQPTWDDCQQLLRILFTTEERERIQVEARKLVPGDDGQPTANPDLINAAFPLTRPRWDYNTAEAARSPETCVRGTEDLLKTLGELGYRASATKAQICKSEVTYLGYLLKGGQRWLTKARKETVLRIPRPQSTRQVREFLGSAGFCRLWIPGFAELAKPLYQATKERQPFNWTEEAELAFQQIKTALLSAPALGLPDVSKPFHLYVDESKGVAKAVLTQYLGPWQRPVAYLSKKLDSVAAGWPPCLRIIAATALMVRDADKLIMGQELRVITPHAIEGVLRQPPDRWMSNARLTHYQGLLLNPLRITFLPPTSLNPASLLPNPDLDAPSHECTEILAQVHGVREDLQDRPLPDTELTWFTDGSSYVHQGQRYAGAAVTSETEILFQDGQKRSQLREKLLRL; this is encoded by the exons atgggcaacaaccagagcacgccgctctcactccttgttaccaattttaaggatgtgaaggctcgggggcgtaacttaagcgtagaactaaagaagggaaagctagttactttctgccgttcggagtggccctctttcggcgtagggtggccctctgaaggaactttctgtctctctattattactaaggtaaaaactaagattttcctgccagggcagtcaggacatcctgatcaaattccttatattctagtgtggcaggatcttgtggaaaacccaccaccctggataactccattcatccttgagccctgcaaagtcctagtaacgcgacctacaagacaaaagactccctctgctccctcggcccctgtgctgccggacagccaggaccccctaacgttagaacccacatttcccccaccatatcagcaccttatcccgcaggacccagtcccccagggtggtgcttccgtagagggaaaccgagaagcggaagcagccgagagtgaaagtaacctgggggggccggccggccgaacacgaggccgcgtacagcgggaccaagcttcccgactccctgactccactgtagccctgcctctcagagaaataggatcgctcgatgataccgggctctcccgtctcatgtattggcctttttccaccagtgatttatacaattggaagtcccaaaatgctcggttctcagataatcccaaagatctaacctcgttgttagacagtgtcatgtttactcaccagccgacctgggatgactgtcaacagctcctccgaatcctgttcacaacggaggagcgggaaagaatccaagttgaggccagaaaactggttccaggagatgacggccagccaactgcaaatcctgacctcattaatgcggctttccctttgacccggcccagatgggactacaacacggcagaag cggccaggtccccggaaacttgtgttcgagggactgaggacctcctgaagactctgggggagctaggctaccgagcctcagcaacaaaggctcagatctgcaagtcggaggtaacttatctggggtacctattaaaaggggggcaacgctggctaaccaaagcccgaaaggaaacagtcctacgcatccctagaccccagtcaacacggcaagtgagagaattcctggggtcggcagggttctgtaggttatggatacccggatttgctgagttagccaagcccctataccaggcaacaaaggaacggcagcccttcaattggacggaagaggctgagctggcctttcagcaaatcaaaactgccttgttatcagcccccgcgctggggctccctgatgtctccaaacccttccacttatacgtggatgaaagtaagggtgttgcaaaagccgtgttaacacagtacctaggcccctggcagaggccagttgcctatttgtcaaaaaaattagattcagtggctgctggctggccaccctgcctccggataatcgcggcgaccgccctaatggtccgagacgctgataaacttatcatggggcaagagttgcgcgttataaccccgcatgccattgaaggcgtcctccggcagccgccggaccgatggatgagtaacgcccggctcacccactatcaaggactgctgttaaaccccctcagaataacttttctgcccccaacctctttaaaccctgcttcactgctgccaaatccagacttggacgccccgtcccatgagtgcactgagatactggctcaggtgcatggggtgcgggaggacctgcaagatcgtccgctccccgacacagaactcacctggttcactgatggcagcagctatgtccaccaaggccagcggtatgcaggagcggctgtaacgtcagagactgag atactttttcaggatggacagaagcgttcccaactaagagagaaactgctcaggttgtag
- the LOC135966773 gene encoding uncharacterized protein isoform X5, whose product MGNNQSTPLSLLVTNFKDVKARGRNLSVELKKGKLVTFCRSEWPSFGVGWPSEGTFCLSIITKVKTKIFLPGQSGHPDQIPYILVWQDLVENPPPWITPFILEPCKVLVTRPTRQKTPSAPSAPVLPDSQDPLTLEPTFPPPYQHLIPQDPVPQGGASVEGNREAEAAESESNLGGPAGRTRGRVQRDQASRLPDSTVALPLREIGSLDDTGLSRLMYWPFSTSDLYNWKSQNARFSDNPKDLTSLLDSVMFTHQPTWDDCQQLLRILFTTEERERIQVEARKLVPGDDGQPTANPDLINAAFPLTRPRWDYNTAEAARSPETCVRGTEDLLKTLGELGYRASATKAQICKSETWTPRPMSALRYWLRCMGCGRTCKIVRSPTQNSPGSLMAAAMSTKASGMQERL is encoded by the exons atgggcaacaaccagagcacgccgctctcactccttgttaccaattttaaggatgtgaaggctcgggggcgtaacttaagcgtagaactaaagaagggaaagctagttactttctgccgttcggagtggccctctttcggcgtagggtggccctctgaaggaactttctgtctctctattattactaaggtaaaaactaagattttcctgccagggcagtcaggacatcctgatcaaattccttatattctagtgtggcaggatcttgtggaaaacccaccaccctggataactccattcatccttgagccctgcaaagtcctagtaacgcgacctacaagacaaaagactccctctgctccctcggcccctgtgctgccggacagccaggaccccctaacgttagaacccacatttcccccaccatatcagcaccttatcccgcaggacccagtcccccagggtggtgcttccgtagagggaaaccgagaagcggaagcagccgagagtgaaagtaacctgggggggccggccggccgaacacgaggccgcgtacagcgggaccaagcttcccgactccctgactccactgtagccctgcctctcagagaaataggatcgctcgatgataccgggctctcccgtctcatgtattggcctttttccaccagtgatttatacaattggaagtcccaaaatgctcggttctcagataatcccaaagatctaacctcgttgttagacagtgtcatgtttactcaccagccgacctgggatgactgtcaacagctcctccgaatcctgttcacaacggaggagcgggaaagaatccaagttgaggccagaaaactggttccaggagatgacggccagccaactgcaaatcctgacctcattaatgcggctttccctttgacccggcccagatgggactacaacacggcagaag cggccaggtccccggaaacttgtgttcgagggactgaggacctcctgaagactctgggggagctaggctaccgagcctcagcaacaaaggctcagatctgcaagtcggag acttggacgccccgtcccatgagtgcactgagatactggctcaggtgcatggggtgcgggaggacctgcaagatcgtccgctccccgacacagaactcacctggttcactgatggcagcagctatgtccaccaaggccagcggtatgcaggagcggctgtaa
- the LOC135966773 gene encoding uncharacterized protein isoform X3: MGNNQSTPLSLLVTNFKDVKARGRNLSVELKKGKLVTFCRSEWPSFGVGWPSEGTFCLSIITKVKTKIFLPGQSGHPDQIPYILVWQDLVENPPPWITPFILEPCKVLVTRPTRQKTPSAPSAPVLPDSQDPLTLEPTFPPPYQHLIPQDPVPQGGASVEGNREAEAAESESNLGGPAGRTRGRVQRDQASRLPDSTVALPLREIGSLDDTGLSRLMYWPFSTSDLYNWKSQNARFSDNPKDLTSLLDSVMFTHQPTWDDCQQLLRILFTTEERERIQVEARKLVPGDDGQPTANPDLINAAFPLTRPRWDYNTAEDTFSGWTEAFPTKRETAQVVAKKILEEILPRYGFPVQIGSDNGPAFVAKVSQDLASILGANWKLHCAYRPQSSGQVERMNRTLKETLTKLTMETGANWVVLLPYALFRARNTPYRLGLTPYEIMYGRPPPLVPSLKDDLLKPETENVSELLFSLQALQKIHQEIWPRLRELYEAGPPPTPHPFQPGDWVLVKRHRQETLQPRWKGPLQVLLTTPTALKVEGIASWIHYTHVKPVDPTSDLLEPSGAPVTWTVDKAKNNPLKLTLRRHPHSRNHV, from the exons atgggcaacaaccagagcacgccgctctcactccttgttaccaattttaaggatgtgaaggctcgggggcgtaacttaagcgtagaactaaagaagggaaagctagttactttctgccgttcggagtggccctctttcggcgtagggtggccctctgaaggaactttctgtctctctattattactaaggtaaaaactaagattttcctgccagggcagtcaggacatcctgatcaaattccttatattctagtgtggcaggatcttgtggaaaacccaccaccctggataactccattcatccttgagccctgcaaagtcctagtaacgcgacctacaagacaaaagactccctctgctccctcggcccctgtgctgccggacagccaggaccccctaacgttagaacccacatttcccccaccatatcagcaccttatcccgcaggacccagtcccccagggtggtgcttccgtagagggaaaccgagaagcggaagcagccgagagtgaaagtaacctgggggggccggccggccgaacacgaggccgcgtacagcgggaccaagcttcccgactccctgactccactgtagccctgcctctcagagaaataggatcgctcgatgataccgggctctcccgtctcatgtattggcctttttccaccagtgatttatacaattggaagtcccaaaatgctcggttctcagataatcccaaagatctaacctcgttgttagacagtgtcatgtttactcaccagccgacctgggatgactgtcaacagctcctccgaatcctgttcacaacggaggagcgggaaagaatccaagttgaggccagaaaactggttccaggagatgacggccagccaactgcaaatcctgacctcattaatgcggctttccctttgacccggcccagatgggactacaacacggcagaag atactttttcaggatggacagaagcgttcccaactaagagagaaactgctcaggttgtagcaaagaaaattttggaagaaatcctccccaggtatggctttcccgtccaaatagggtcagacaatggaccagccttcgttgctaaggtaagtcaggatttggcttccattctgggggcaaattggaaattacattgtgcttataggccccaaagctcaggacaggtagaaaggatgaatcggactctgaaggagaccttaactaaattgaccatggagactggcgctaattgggtagtacttctcccctacgctctgttccgggcccgaaataccccttacagactaggcctcacaccatatgaaatcatgtatggcagacccccacccctggtccccagtctaaaagatgacttactcaaacctgaaactgaaaatgtctctgagctcctgttctccttacaagccttacagaaaattcaccaggaaatttggcccagactacgagaactgtacgaggcaggacctccgccgacgcctcatccgttccagccgggagactgggtcctagtcaagcgccaccggcaagaaactcttcaacccaggtggaaaggaccactgcaagtactcctgactactcccaccgctctcaaagtagaaggcatcgcttcgtggatccactacacacacgtcaaaccagtggacccaacatccgaccttctcgagccgtctggagcaccggttacatggactgtagacaaagctaagaacaatcccttaaagctaaccctgcgccgtcatccccatagccgtaaccatgtctag
- the LOC135966773 gene encoding uncharacterized protein isoform X2: MGNNQSTPLSLLVTNFKDVKARGRNLSVELKKGKLVTFCRSEWPSFGVGWPSEGTFCLSIITKVKTKIFLPGQSGHPDQIPYILVWQDLVENPPPWITPFILEPCKVLVTRPTRQKTPSAPSAPVLPDSQDPLTLEPTFPPPYQHLIPQDPVPQGGASVEGNREAEAAESESNLGGPAGRTRGRVQRDQASRLPDSTVALPLREIGSLDDTGLSRLMYWPFSTSDLYNWKSQNARFSDNPKDLTSLLDSVMFTHQPTWDDCQQLLRILFTTEERERIQVEARKLVPGDDGQPTANPDLINAAFPLTRPRWDYNTAEAARSPETCVRGTEDLLKTLGELGYRASATKAQICKSEVTYLGYLLKGGQRWLTKARKETVLRIPRPQSTRQVREFLGSAGFCRLWIPGFAELAKPLYQATKERQPFNWTEEAELAFQQIKTALLSAPALGLPDVSKPFHLYVDESKGVAKAVLTQYLGPWQRPVAYLSKKLDSVAAGWPPCLRIIAATALMVRDADKLIMGQELRVITPHAIEGVLRQPPDRWMSNARLTHYQGLLLNPLRITFLPPTSLNPASLLPNPDLDAPSHECTEILAQVHGVREDLQDRPLPDTELTWFTDGSSYVHQGQRYAGAAVTSETEDGQKRSQLREKLLRL; the protein is encoded by the exons atgggcaacaaccagagcacgccgctctcactccttgttaccaattttaaggatgtgaaggctcgggggcgtaacttaagcgtagaactaaagaagggaaagctagttactttctgccgttcggagtggccctctttcggcgtagggtggccctctgaaggaactttctgtctctctattattactaaggtaaaaactaagattttcctgccagggcagtcaggacatcctgatcaaattccttatattctagtgtggcaggatcttgtggaaaacccaccaccctggataactccattcatccttgagccctgcaaagtcctagtaacgcgacctacaagacaaaagactccctctgctccctcggcccctgtgctgccggacagccaggaccccctaacgttagaacccacatttcccccaccatatcagcaccttatcccgcaggacccagtcccccagggtggtgcttccgtagagggaaaccgagaagcggaagcagccgagagtgaaagtaacctgggggggccggccggccgaacacgaggccgcgtacagcgggaccaagcttcccgactccctgactccactgtagccctgcctctcagagaaataggatcgctcgatgataccgggctctcccgtctcatgtattggcctttttccaccagtgatttatacaattggaagtcccaaaatgctcggttctcagataatcccaaagatctaacctcgttgttagacagtgtcatgtttactcaccagccgacctgggatgactgtcaacagctcctccgaatcctgttcacaacggaggagcgggaaagaatccaagttgaggccagaaaactggttccaggagatgacggccagccaactgcaaatcctgacctcattaatgcggctttccctttgacccggcccagatgggactacaacacggcagaag cggccaggtccccggaaacttgtgttcgagggactgaggacctcctgaagactctgggggagctaggctaccgagcctcagcaacaaaggctcagatctgcaagtcggaggtaacttatctggggtacctattaaaaggggggcaacgctggctaaccaaagcccgaaaggaaacagtcctacgcatccctagaccccagtcaacacggcaagtgagagaattcctggggtcggcagggttctgtaggttatggatacccggatttgctgagttagccaagcccctataccaggcaacaaaggaacggcagcccttcaattggacggaagaggctgagctggcctttcagcaaatcaaaactgccttgttatcagcccccgcgctggggctccctgatgtctccaaacccttccacttatacgtggatgaaagtaagggtgttgcaaaagccgtgttaacacagtacctaggcccctggcagaggccagttgcctatttgtcaaaaaaattagattcagtggctgctggctggccaccctgcctccggataatcgcggcgaccgccctaatggtccgagacgctgataaacttatcatggggcaagagttgcgcgttataaccccgcatgccattgaaggcgtcctccggcagccgccggaccgatggatgagtaacgcccggctcacccactatcaaggactgctgttaaaccccctcagaataacttttctgcccccaacctctttaaaccctgcttcactgctgccaaatccagacttggacgccccgtcccatgagtgcactgagatactggctcaggtgcatggggtgcgggaggacctgcaagatcgtccgctccccgacacagaactcacctggttcactgatggcagcagctatgtccaccaaggccagcggtatgcaggagcggctgtaacgtcagagactgag gatggacagaagcgttcccaactaagagagaaactgctcaggttgtag
- the LOC135966773 gene encoding uncharacterized protein isoform X4, with amino-acid sequence MGNNQSTPLSLLVTNFKDVKARGRNLSVELKKGKLVTFCRSEWPSFGVGWPSEGTFCLSIITKVKTKIFLPGQSGHPDQIPYILVWQDLVENPPPWITPFILEPCKVLVTRPTRQKTPSAPSAPVLPDSQDPLTLEPTFPPPYQHLIPQDPVPQGGASVEGNREAEAAESESNLGGPAGRTRGRVQRDQASRLPDSTVALPLREIGSLDDTGLSRLMYWPFSTSDLYNWKSQNARFSDNPKDLTSLLDSVMFTHQPTWDDCQQLLRILFTTEERERIQVEARKLVPGDDGQPTANPDLINAAFPLTRPRWDYNTAEGWTEAFPTKRETAQVVAKKILEEILPRYGFPVQIGSDNGPAFVAKVSQDLASILGANWKLHCAYRPQSSGQVERMNRTLKETLTKLTMETGANWVVLLPYALFRARNTPYRLGLTPYEIMYGRPPPLVPSLKDDLLKPETENVSELLFSLQALQKIHQEIWPRLRELYEAGPPPTPHPFQPGDWVLVKRHRQETLQPRWKGPLQVLLTTPTALKVEGIASWIHYTHVKPVDPTSDLLEPSGAPVTWTVDKAKNNPLKLTLRRHPHSRNHV; translated from the exons atgggcaacaaccagagcacgccgctctcactccttgttaccaattttaaggatgtgaaggctcgggggcgtaacttaagcgtagaactaaagaagggaaagctagttactttctgccgttcggagtggccctctttcggcgtagggtggccctctgaaggaactttctgtctctctattattactaaggtaaaaactaagattttcctgccagggcagtcaggacatcctgatcaaattccttatattctagtgtggcaggatcttgtggaaaacccaccaccctggataactccattcatccttgagccctgcaaagtcctagtaacgcgacctacaagacaaaagactccctctgctccctcggcccctgtgctgccggacagccaggaccccctaacgttagaacccacatttcccccaccatatcagcaccttatcccgcaggacccagtcccccagggtggtgcttccgtagagggaaaccgagaagcggaagcagccgagagtgaaagtaacctgggggggccggccggccgaacacgaggccgcgtacagcgggaccaagcttcccgactccctgactccactgtagccctgcctctcagagaaataggatcgctcgatgataccgggctctcccgtctcatgtattggcctttttccaccagtgatttatacaattggaagtcccaaaatgctcggttctcagataatcccaaagatctaacctcgttgttagacagtgtcatgtttactcaccagccgacctgggatgactgtcaacagctcctccgaatcctgttcacaacggaggagcgggaaagaatccaagttgaggccagaaaactggttccaggagatgacggccagccaactgcaaatcctgacctcattaatgcggctttccctttgacccggcccagatgggactacaacacggcagaag gatggacagaagcgttcccaactaagagagaaactgctcaggttgtagcaaagaaaattttggaagaaatcctccccaggtatggctttcccgtccaaatagggtcagacaatggaccagccttcgttgctaaggtaagtcaggatttggcttccattctgggggcaaattggaaattacattgtgcttataggccccaaagctcaggacaggtagaaaggatgaatcggactctgaaggagaccttaactaaattgaccatggagactggcgctaattgggtagtacttctcccctacgctctgttccgggcccgaaataccccttacagactaggcctcacaccatatgaaatcatgtatggcagacccccacccctggtccccagtctaaaagatgacttactcaaacctgaaactgaaaatgtctctgagctcctgttctccttacaagccttacagaaaattcaccaggaaatttggcccagactacgagaactgtacgaggcaggacctccgccgacgcctcatccgttccagccgggagactgggtcctagtcaagcgccaccggcaagaaactcttcaacccaggtggaaaggaccactgcaagtactcctgactactcccaccgctctcaaagtagaaggcatcgcttcgtggatccactacacacacgtcaaaccagtggacccaacatccgaccttctcgagccgtctggagcaccggttacatggactgtagacaaagctaagaacaatcccttaaagctaaccctgcgccgtcatccccatagccgtaaccatgtctag